CAATTGAAGCTGTAGACGTAAAATTAGGAGCCAGTTATGTAGGAAGGTACCAGGATCGAGGAACGAACGAAGCCATTCCGAGCTCTGTAAATGCTTATGGCGGACGGTTGGACTTTGTTTGGGATAATTTCTACGGTGGCGTTGAAGCCATTACCAAGGATCCCGATGTAATTGCAAACGAAGGAGCGCTCGTCTCTAATAAATTATACGATGGAACTGCGTTGCAGGTAAATCTTGGATTTGCAAAAAAAGGGATTGGGGTAAACAGCACCTTCAGACGCTTAGAAAATTTTAGTTTCTATAGTGACCGATTGGCAGAAGGAAACGTTTTCAACGAACAGATCATAAATTATGTACCTGCGTTGACCAAGCAACAGGATTACCTGTTAACCAATATTTATGTGTACAATGCACAACCTAGGCTCATTATAGAAAGTTTTGATCAAAGATCGGGGGAAGTAGGTTCCCAAACCGATTTGTTTTACAGTTTTGAAAAAGGAACTGCCATTGGTGGAAAATATGGAACAAAGTTGGCGCTTAATTTTTCGTACTGGGCCGGATTAGATGCCGAATATAATATTCCTAATCGTTGGTACGAAGCAAAATTTATAGGCAAAGGACCCAGATTGTATCGGGACTGGAGTGCCGAAATTAAAAAGAGATGGACTCCCGCTTTCAGCTCGGTGGTTACCTTTCAGGATGTTATTGTAGATAAAGGTGTGACTTTGGGTGGTCCTGTGGCAGTACAAGGTGACATAAAGGCCAAAATAGGTGTTTTAGAAGGCACCTATCAATTTGATGGAGGTAAATCATTACGTGTTGTAGGACAGCACCTATGGAGCAAACAAGACAGAAAAAACTGGGCAGCCGGTGTGATAGAATACAATTTTAATTCGCGTTTAGGACTCTATGTGGCAGATTCATGGAATTACGGAGGTGAAGGAGAAATCCATTACTACAATATAGGAGGAAGCTATTCAAAAGGAAGTGCTCGTCTCGGACTCAATTACGGACGCCAAAGAGGAGGATTGATTTGTGTAGGCGGAGTATGTAGATTTGTTCCGGAAAACACAGGGGTAAGTGCCAATTTGGTGGTTACATTTTAACTAAAATAGTAGTATAAAAAAACCCGATAACGAAGAGTTATCGGGTTTTTTTATGAGTTTACTTTTTTATCTAACTACAATTTTCGAAGTTTGAGAAACTCCCTTGTTGTTGCTAAACTGAACCAGATACAATTGAGATCTTAATCCTGAAACATTTATAGCCTGTTGTCCAACACTAATACTTTGAGCGAGTACTTTTCGTCCTTGTAAATCGTAGATAACAACATCTAAGTCTTCCTGAGCATTAACAACCAATTCGTTGGCAACAATCGTTGAAACAATAGCAACCTGCAACGGTTCAACATCGTTTACGCCTAAAAGAGGATCATAACGGTAGGTCATAGACATTGGAGTTCCAATTTCATTTCCACCTGCATCTACTTGAAAGAAACGAAACACATAATCTAACTGACTGGATCCATCACCCGGATCTGCGTTATACATATGGTTACCTGGTCCGGTTTGTCCTCCCGGAGCTATAATCATATCCAAACCAATAGGGTAAACTGTACCTATCGCAATTCCTGTGTAGCATTCTCCAAAACACAATTCCATTTGTGAACCGTCTGCGTTGGTGGCGCTTACAAATTCAATTCTCATATTAATCTCTTCGGTAGCAGAGGTATTGTTAACGAAAAATTCTAACGCTGCATGTTCAAAATCTAATGAATTATACGCAACAATATCACCTTCCACAATGGGATTTCCCGCCAAATCTTCTACAGTGAATTGTGCATTCATTACAAACACACTACATAATAGGGATAGCACTAGTAAATTTTTTTTCATTTTATAAAATTTAAATTAATAAAGCATTTTTGTTTAACCAAGTTGGTTGATTCATATTCGGCTAAAATACATTTTTATTGACATCTTCACAATAATATTTTAAATTTTAAGCAGTCTTAACCCCTTTATTTTAAAGAGTTTATTGCGTTTTTAGCGAAAATTCAACAATAATTCAATAATTTTATTTTTTTTCTGAAATCCTATTATTTTAATGGGATAGCACTGATAAAAAGCTTTTACAAATGAAAGTTAAAATTTACCATGTCCAATCGCATTCCAGCAGCTTACTCAGCCTTGTATATTAACAACATCTTTGTATATTTAGCCACTATAATGATTTATTTTTCAAAAAAAACTGAAACATTTCAAAAAAATTATAACATTCACTAAAATTTAGATAAAATGCTGAAAAAATTACCCACCTCCCTAATATTTTTGCTTTTGGCGACCTTTTCGTATGGTCAAACAATTGTAAGTACGACACCCGAAAATAAAAAAGTAGTCCTGGAAGAATTTACAGGATTACATTGTGTATGGTGCCCTGATGGTCATGCCATCGCAAAAGCAATACAGGACAACAACCCCGGTAATGTATTTTTAATTAATATACATGCAGGTGGCTTTGCTGTTCCGAGTGGCAATGAGCCTGATTTTAGAACTCCGGACGGAGAAGGTATCCGAAGTTATTTTGGCGCAAACAGCTACCCTTCAGGGATGGTTAATCGTCATATTTTTTCCGGGAGCACTCCTGTAATGGGAAGAGGGTCATGGACCGGTGCCGCCAATACAACATTGGGACAAGGATCCTATGTAAATGTTGCGGTTGAAGCCGAAATCGATGTTTCTACCAATGAACTTACTGTTCATGTGGAAGCGTATTACACAGGAAACAGCCCGCAAGCAACAAACATGTTGAATGTGGCCTTACTTCAAAATAATACATTAGGACCACAAACCGGTGGAAATATGGGTAACGAGTATGTACATATGCATAGATTGGTAAAACTTATTACAGGGCAATGGGGAGTTTCTATATCTCCTACTACTACAGGATCATTTATTGACCAGACATTTACGTATACTATTCCTGCTATGTATAACAACGTGCCAACCGAATTGGCAGATATGGAAATTGTTGCCTTTGTAAGTGAAACACAAAGTGAAATTCCAAGTGGAGCCGGTGCCTTTCCAACCTATACAGGGTTTGCAAACGCAAATGACGTTTACGCAAGGTATGTAGACGACATTGATGTGCAA
This genomic stretch from Ulvibacter sp. MAR_2010_11 harbors:
- a CDS encoding Omp28-related outer membrane protein is translated as MLKKLPTSLIFLLLATFSYGQTIVSTTPENKKVVLEEFTGLHCVWCPDGHAIAKAIQDNNPGNVFLINIHAGGFAVPSGNEPDFRTPDGEGIRSYFGANSYPSGMVNRHIFSGSTPVMGRGSWTGAANTTLGQGSYVNVAVEAEIDVSTNELTVHVEAYYTGNSPQATNMLNVALLQNNTLGPQTGGNMGNEYVHMHRLVKLITGQWGVSISPTTTGSFIDQTFTYTIPAMYNNVPTELADMEIVAFVSETQSEIPSGAGAFPTYTGFANANDVYARYVDDIDVQCGFDITPKVNIQNVGADPLTALAINYSVNGGATQTYNWTGNLTSLQNETVELPAVSYTTQPVNTVEVTLENDDNNSNNSVSGTFDNAPAAVGTVTMILNTGSQGSQCTWDIVNSAGATVYSGGPYGNNETINETFEFTTDCYRFSVYDSGNNGGGSIVLYDTANEVMYSSNGNYGSGDSGYFSSGDILGTGESALERIVLYPNPASAILNIANAENATVTIYNLLGQEVASKTVSSNSDQIEVSRLQTGTYLVKITIDNAVKVERLVISN
- a CDS encoding T9SS type A sorting domain-containing protein, with product MKKNLLVLSLLCSVFVMNAQFTVEDLAGNPIVEGDIVAYNSLDFEHAALEFFVNNTSATEEINMRIEFVSATNADGSQMELCFGECYTGIAIGTVYPIGLDMIIAPGGQTGPGNHMYNADPGDGSSQLDYVFRFFQVDAGGNEIGTPMSMTYRYDPLLGVNDVEPLQVAIVSTIVANELVVNAQEDLDVVIYDLQGRKVLAQSISVGQQAINVSGLRSQLYLVQFSNNKGVSQTSKIVVR
- a CDS encoding DUF6029 family protein, with product MKYLIICVTIFYSGLTYSQDNGYFFGGLESNSQWLLDDDGINFVAPEDQFRANNYVHLNYSLGKFTAGIQYEAYLPSSLLGYSPIYDDGNGIGTYYLNFKNETLDITGGYFYEQFGSGLILRSWEDRQLGINNALKGIRINFQATKDVELTGVYGQQRNGFGVSEGVIQGVDANFDLSSALAIEAVDVKLGASYVGRYQDRGTNEAIPSSVNAYGGRLDFVWDNFYGGVEAITKDPDVIANEGALVSNKLYDGTALQVNLGFAKKGIGVNSTFRRLENFSFYSDRLAEGNVFNEQIINYVPALTKQQDYLLTNIYVYNAQPRLIIESFDQRSGEVGSQTDLFYSFEKGTAIGGKYGTKLALNFSYWAGLDAEYNIPNRWYEAKFIGKGPRLYRDWSAEIKKRWTPAFSSVVTFQDVIVDKGVTLGGPVAVQGDIKAKIGVLEGTYQFDGGKSLRVVGQHLWSKQDRKNWAAGVIEYNFNSRLGLYVADSWNYGGEGEIHYYNIGGSYSKGSARLGLNYGRQRGGLICVGGVCRFVPENTGVSANLVVTF